One segment of Triticum aestivum cultivar Chinese Spring chromosome 2A, IWGSC CS RefSeq v2.1, whole genome shotgun sequence DNA contains the following:
- the LOC123186794 gene encoding putative disease resistance RPP13-like protein 1: MSLSSIGVIGAINECITLFQWAKSAISSLHSRWSGSQQQDLQGRISQLESGLQGLRDTLPIMHDLINKAEWRSHDDVVASLLPKLKDSVSDAEDLIDEFSWYEKKVQVEGDAGESPFIEFFDSVIQGSFNKLNDAQLRLDRLSSQLKDIGLHGVTQRFEKFVRPETTSFPSETKIFGRDKELEQLLRFLNVPENSKRKRATRSINVSTSNHVGNKSRIFCLPVLPIAGIGGVGKTTLAQLICNHQRVRSHFDLIIWVCVSDDFDVKRLTKEAIQSCTRNEGTNDNLDSLQHALSNKVENKRLLIVLDDMWDEALKENGQCWKRFCAPFRNVQEGSMMLVTTRCPKVIEGVRTMDPVNLEGLKDDVFWNFFKLCAFGSEESNNDAELERIGRGILRKLKGSPLAAKTLGRMLSMDLQASHWNFILESQLWELRQEETDILPALRLSYMYLPFYLKQCFAFCAVYPKDYKFQKERLAEIWVSEGFVEPQGGVPIKVIGHRYFEDLVARSFFQKVGGGYVIHDLLHDMAQKVSEHDCFILRNKSDFDKVPQNVRHLYVLPSRDFDDSNLLTLCKYTKLRTLICKKNLGQKTCFAMAHWCTNLLRMRVISCAFTNKLPDNIGNWKHLRYLEISRACPSKRIPSSFCWLYNLQILKAKKCMLENLSNDFGKLTGLQKFELHGFTLDSRRINLNDIHAIGTFPSLSVTDLTIERNQNISSLEQFLHPECVPAIKKIRIEYCTMLATIPTEKFGDLHFLEELDIGSCPNIRSQRLVSSSLKKLILRGAGLFCNIDCCSLTYFYLASGRVTTIQLQTWSLPSLRELTIICQSLTSIGGSITTFSSLTVLTVKYCYKLLTLDDLLTQECLLAIEEIHVTDCLELLSLPFERFGSSPNLKHLVVDNCPSLNWQRGLVLPSSLQRLSLQWCGNISPYVPSCLQSLTSLVSLEIGGCNGITSIPGNIWHSYLASLENLVIQDCPNLVSIGGANAVAQIKKVMILRCPNLEEAEQINR; this comes from the coding sequence ATGAGCTTATCTTCCATTGGGGTCATCGGTGCCATCAATGAGTGTATCACTTTGTTTCAGTGGGCCAAATCCGCCATTTCATCTCTGCACTCCCGATGGAGTGGCTCACAGCAGCAAGATCTCCAAGGTCGTATATCACAGTTGGAGAGTGGCCTACAAGGTCTCAGGGATACTCTTCCCATAATGCATGACCTCATTAATAAAGCAGAGTGGAGGAGCCATGATGACGTTGTGGCAAGTCTCCTTCCGAAACTCAAGGATTCAGTGTCTGACGCCGAGGACCTTATTGATGAGTTTAGTTGGTATGAGAAGAAGGTGCAAGTGGAGGGCGATGCAGGCGAGTCTCCTTTCATTGAATTCTTTGATAGTGTAATCCAAGGTAGCTTCAATAAGCTGAATGATGCCCAATTGAGATTGGATCGTCTTTCGAGTCAGCTAAAGGATATCGGGCTTCATGGAGTTACACAGCGATTTGAAAAATTTGTCAGGCCGGAGACCACCTCTTTCCCAAGTGAAACAAAAATATTTGGTCGTGATAAGGAGCTGGAGCAATTATTGAGATTTCTCAATGTACCTGAGAATTCAAAACGCAAGAGAGCAACTAGATCAATCAAtgtatcaacaagcaaccatgttggTAACAAATCAAGAATATTCTGTCTTCCTGTTTTGCCAATAGCTGGAATTGGTGGTGTTGGAAAGACTACTTTGGCCCAGCTTATCTGCAACCATCAACGAGTGAGGTCCCACTTTGACCTGATAATTTGGGTTTGTGTCTCAGATGACTTTGATGTGAAGAGGCTAACTAAAGAGGCCATACAATCCTGTACTAGAAATGAGGGAACAAACGATAATCTGGATTCTCTTCAGCATGCTCTTTCAAACAAAGTGGAAAACAAAAGGTTATTGATAGTCCTAGATGACATGTGGGATGAAGCCTTGAAGGAAAATGGACAGTGTTGGAAGAGGTTTTGTGCACCTTTTAGAAATGTCCAAGAGGGAAGTATGATGTTGGTCACCACTAGATGTCCAAAAGTTATAGAGGGGGTGCGCACAATGGATCCGGTTAACTTAGAAGGTCTAAAGGATGACGTCTTTTGGAATTTCTTCAAATTGTGTGCGTTTGGATCTGAGGAGTCTAACAATGATGCCGAGTTAGAGCGCATTGGTAGAGGAATACTTCGTAAACTGAAGGGTTCTCCTTTGGCTGCCAAAACGTTGGGACGTATGTTAAGCATGGACCTTCAAGCATCACATTGGAATTTTATACTTGAGAGTCAACTATGGGAGTTGAGACAAGAGGAGACAGATATTTTGCCTGCGCTTCGGTTGAGCTACATGTATTTACCATTCTATTTGAAGCAGTGTTTCGCATTTTGTGCGGTGTACCCAAAAGATTACAAATTCCAGAAGGAACGCTTGGCTGAAATTTGGGTATCAGAAGGCTTTGTGGAACCGCAAGGTGGTGTTCCAATTAAAGTTATTGGCCATCGCTATTTTGAAGACCTTGTAGCACGGTCCTTCTTTCAAAAAGTTGGTGGTGGATATGTAATCCATGACTTGCTGCATGACATGGCTCAAAAGGTTTCTGAGCACGACTGCTTCATCTTAAGAAATAAGAGTGACTTTGATAAGGTTCCCCAGAATGTTCGTCATCTTTACGTACTCCCTAGCCGCGACTTTGATGATTCCAACTTGTTGACACTATGCAAGTACACGAAGCTGCGTACCCTAATTTGCAAGAAGAATTTAGGGCAAAAGACATGTTTTGCAATGGCTCATTGGTGTACTAATCTTTTGCGTATGCGTGTTATTTCTTGTGCCTTCACAAATAAGTTACCAGATAATATTGGCAACTGGAAGCATCTTCGGTACCTTGAAATCTCGAGAGCTTGTCCTTCAAAGAGGATTCCTTCATCTTTCTGTTGGCTATATAATCTGCAGATTTTAAAAGCCAAGAAATGCATGCTAGAAAACTTGTCCAATGACTTTGGTAAGTTGACCGGTTTACAAAAATTCGAACTACATGGATTTACTCTTGATTCACGGAGGATAAACTTAAATGATATACACGCAATTGGTACCTTCCCATCACTGTCAGTGACAGACCTAACCATTGAGAGGAACCAAAATATATCAAGCCTGGAACAATTTCTGCATCCAGAGTGTGTACCAGCCATCAAGAAAATCAGAATTGAATATTGCACTATGTTGGCAACAATACCAACTGAAAAGTTTGGGGATTTGCATTTCCTTGAAGAGCTGGACATCGGCTCTTGTCCAAACATCCGCTCCCAAAGACTGGTATCGTCGTCCCTTAAGAAGCTCATCCTGCGTGGTGCTGGTCTCTTTTGCAATATTGATTGCTGCTCCCTCACCTACTTTTATTTAGCAAGTGGGCGTGTCACGACCATCCAACTACAAACGTGGAGTCTTCCATCTCTACGGGAGTTAACCATCATTTGCCAATCTCTTACATCTATTGGAGGCAGCATTACAACATTCTCATCCCTTACTGTCCTAACAGTTAAATATTGTTATAAATTGTTAACCCTTGATGATCTCTTAACACAAGAATGTCTACTTGCTATTGAGGAAATTCACGTCACAGATTGTCTCGAGTTACTATCCCTGCCATTTGAAAGGTTTGGGAGTTCGCCTAATCTGAAACATCTGGTGGTTGATAACTGCCCAAGTCTCAACTGGCAAAGAGGCTTGGTGTTGCCATCATCTCTCCAAAGGCTCAGCTTACAGTGGTGTGGGAATATCTCTCCATATGTTCCGAGCTGCCTACAGAGCCTCACATCCCTTGTCTCACTTGAAATTGGTGGATGCAATGGTATAACATCCATTCCAGGCAACATTTGGCACAGTTATCTCGCTTCTCTTGAGAACTTGGTGATTCAGGATTGTCCAAACCTAGTTTCAATTGGTGGAGCAAACGCAGTTGCACAAATAAAAAAGGTGATGATACTCAGATGTCCAAACTTAGAGGAAGCAGAGCAGATCAATAGATGA